In a genomic window of Pseudomonas putida:
- a CDS encoding DUF4381 domain-containing protein produces MNPNIPSIDQLKEIALPAPVSYAPQTWGWWVLLALLVLAALIIAARRYWQWRRDRYRREALVRLAQLQKRSDDLSALRELPELLKRTAISMPSTPSVGARLARDAGAAIFQTNPVIVHRGQALLLQGPDALGKEDWQSFLQAHIKQPLPANFSQQLAQLAYAPDTTLRALPVEQRQQLFATCKLWVEHHHVAA; encoded by the coding sequence ATGAATCCGAACATTCCGAGCATTGATCAACTGAAGGAAATAGCGCTACCCGCGCCAGTCAGTTATGCGCCGCAGACCTGGGGTTGGTGGGTGTTGCTCGCATTGCTTGTGCTGGCCGCGCTGATCATCGCCGCCCGGCGCTATTGGCAATGGCGGCGCGATCGTTATCGGCGCGAGGCGCTGGTGCGGTTGGCGCAGTTGCAAAAGCGCAGTGATGATTTGAGTGCGCTACGCGAATTGCCGGAGTTGCTCAAGCGCACCGCCATCTCCATGCCCAGCACGCCGTCTGTAGGAGCAAGGCTTGCCCGCGATGCAGGCGCTGCGATCTTTCAGACAAACCCCGTTATCGTTCATCGCGGGCAAGCCTTGCTCCTACAGGGTCCGGACGCGCTCGGGAAAGAGGACTGGCAATCCTTCCTGCAAGCGCACATCAAGCAACCCCTCCCCGCCAATTTCAGCCAACAACTGGCCCAACTCGCCTACGCCCCCGACACCACCCTGCGCGCCCTTCCCGTCGAACAGCGCCAACAGTTGTTCGCCACCTGCAAACTCTGGGTGGAGCATCATCATGTGGCAGCTTGA